In Rattus rattus isolate New Zealand chromosome 9, Rrattus_CSIRO_v1, whole genome shotgun sequence, a genomic segment contains:
- the LOC116909854 gene encoding secreted and transmembrane protein 1b-like isoform X2: MMACWATYSGLFPRMLWALLLLAASLNAYNKEWDKPSCTVPKVSAKRGDRVVMACNISNTFRDVSITLTAGEETRTIFEKMPPGNYSKDSWHLQIQGGQAQLVITDAQDIHAGEYWWKLSGFQKNFTNFTLDVTGLATDNQKPESLPIIAEPQTAVKTKAVSVIIIITSFTIIAGMSAFAWYKHRRSAKLRGYKFQQIQIPVPGLSHGSPGGPYLILP, from the exons ATGATGGCCTGCTGGGCAACATACTCTGGTCTGTTTCCCAGAATGCTCTGGGCCCTCCTTCTGCTGGCGGCCTCCCTGAATGCCTATAATAAAG AGTGGGACAAACCCAGTTGCACTGTGCCTAAGGTGTCTGCAAAGAGAGGTGACCGCGTGGTGATGGCCTGCAACATCTCCAACACCTTTAGAGACGTCTCCATAACTTTGACTGCCGGTGAAGAGACTAGAACCATCTTCGAAAAAATGCCTCCAGGAAACTACTCTAAGGACTCATGGCACCTTCAGATTCAAGGAGGCCAGGCCCAGCTGGTGATCACAGATGCTCAGGACATCCACGCAGGGGAATACTGGTGGAAGCTGAGTGGATTCCAGAAAAATTTCACAAACTTCACCCTGGATGTTACTG GTCTAGCCACTGACAACCAGAAACCAGAGAGCTTGCCGATCATTGCTGAGCCCCAAACTGCAGTCAAGACAAAAGCTGTctccgtcatcatcatcatcacctcctTCACCATCATCGCAGGAATGAGTGCATTTGCTTGGTACAAGCACCGCCGTTCCGCGAAGCTCCGCGGATACAAATTCCAGCAGATACAAATTCCAGTACCTGGTCTGAGTCATGGGTCCCCTGGTGGCCCCTACCTGATACTGCCCTAA
- the LOC116909854 gene encoding secreted and transmembrane protein 1b-like isoform X1, with protein sequence MACNISNTFRDVSITLTAGEETRTIFEKMPPGNYSKDSWHLQIQGGQAQLVITDAQDIHAGEYWWKLSGFQKNFTNFTLDVTGPQDQKEAKGWKPLMFSDSQGLATDNQKPESLPIIAEPQTAVKTKAVSVIIIITSFTIIAGMSAFAWYKHRRSAKLRGYKFQQIQIPVPGLSHGSPGGPYLILP encoded by the exons ATGGCCTGCAACATCTCCAACACCTTTAGAGACGTCTCCATAACTTTGACTGCCGGTGAAGAGACTAGAACCATCTTCGAAAAAATGCCTCCAGGAAACTACTCTAAGGACTCATGGCACCTTCAGATTCAAGGAGGCCAGGCCCAGCTGGTGATCACAGATGCTCAGGACATCCACGCAGGGGAATACTGGTGGAAGCTGAGTGGATTCCAGAAAAATTTCACAAACTTCACCCTGGATGTTACTG GACCCCAAGACCAGAAAGAAGCTAAGGGCTGGAAACCACTCATGTTCTCTGATTCCCAAG GTCTAGCCACTGACAACCAGAAACCAGAGAGCTTGCCGATCATTGCTGAGCCCCAAACTGCAGTCAAGACAAAAGCTGTctccgtcatcatcatcatcacctcctTCACCATCATCGCAGGAATGAGTGCATTTGCTTGGTACAAGCACCGCCGTTCCGCGAAGCTCCGCGGATACAAATTCCAGCAGATACAAATTCCAGTACCTGGTCTGAGTCATGGGTCCCCTGGTGGCCCCTACCTGATACTGCCCTAA
- the Cd7 gene encoding T-cell antigen CD7 has translation MTQALLALLLTLARILPGPLDAQEVHQSPRVVIASEGESINITCSTRGDLEGLIMKRIWPQASNVIYFEDESEPTVDSAFSGRINFTGSQENLTIIMSLLQEADTGAYTCEAVRKVSVRGLFTTVVVKEKLSHETYRSQEPLQISVSLPAAIAVSFFLTGLILGVLCSMLRKTQIKKLCASGNKDSLCVVYEDMTCSNRKIPCTPNQYQ, from the exons ATGACTCAGGCACTGTTGGCTTTGCTACTTACACTGGCTAGAATCCTGCCTGGCCCCCTGGATGCCCAAG AGGTACATCAGTCTCCCCGAGTCGTGATCGCCTCCGAGGGAGAGTCCATCAACATCACCTGCTCTACAAGAGGGGATTTGGAAGGGCTCATAATGAAGCGGATCTGGCCACAGGCTTCCAATGTGATTTACTTTGAAGACGAATCGGAGCCCACAGTAGACAGTGCCTTCTCAGGCCGAATTAATTTCACTGGGTCCCAGGAGAATCTGACCATCATCATGAGCCTTCTCCAGGAGGCAGACACTGGAGCCTACACCTGCGAGGCCGTCAGAAAAGTCAGTGTCCGTGGCTTGTTCACCACGGTTGTGGTGAAAG AAAAACTATCCCATGAAACGTACAGATCCCAGGAACCTCTGCAGATATCAGTTTCCCTCCCAGCTGCCATTGCTGTAAGCTTCTTCCTCACCGGGCTGATCCTTGGGGTGCTGTGCAGCATGCTGAGGAAGACACAG ATCAAGAAACTGTGTGCCTCAGGGAATAAGGACTCTCTGTGCGTCGTGTATGAAGATATGACCTGCAGCAACCGCAAGATACCATGTACCCCCAACCAGTACCAATGA